The following coding sequences lie in one Arachis stenosperma cultivar V10309 chromosome 5, arast.V10309.gnm1.PFL2, whole genome shotgun sequence genomic window:
- the LOC130981056 gene encoding uncharacterized protein LOC130981056, protein MAKNFTLPMTLAPYKGIEDLEVHVTKFESMMFFNSDSDPILCRSFPTFLDGAALLWFSNLPAGSITNFDEFAKLFINHFAASKIYVRDSDYPSTIKQGQHESLKDYMTCFTTVAMEIPDLNPEVQLHAIKSGLRPGKF, encoded by the coding sequence ATGGCTAAGAATTTTACACTTCCCATGACTTTGGCACCATATAAGGGGATTGAAGATCTTGAAGTTCATGTCACAAAATTTGAGTCTATGATGTTCTTCAATAGTGACTCCGATCCCATTTTGTGCCGATCTTTTCCAACTTTTTTAGATGGAGCTGCCCTATTATGGTTTTCTAATTTACCTGCAGGATCCATAACCAATTTTGATGAGTTTGCCAAGTTGTTCATAAATCATTTTGCAGCATCCAAAATCTATGTGCGAGACTCGGACTACCCCAGCACAATTAAGCAAGGACAGCACGAAAGCCTGAAAGACTACATGACATGCTTCACAACAGTAGCCATGGAGATTCCTGACCTTAATCCAGAAGTGCAGTTGCACGCTATCAAGAGTGGCCTTCGACCTGGAAAATTCTAG